In Procambarus clarkii isolate CNS0578487 chromosome 6, FALCON_Pclarkii_2.0, whole genome shotgun sequence, one DNA window encodes the following:
- the LOC138356211 gene encoding uncharacterized protein, which produces MDLPGTSNGLQGKFLRRCTNCKQCVHVRSNVCKFCQCDFRNSRELMKKEEEARFLLKGKKASERNTASRVLRRIENQLTYLRGCGYESIVIYYKKGPARVTHGILRKNVIQEEDKKIFTTNFFLCK; this is translated from the exons ATGGATCTACCTGGTACATCAAACG gtcttcagggaaaattcttgaggagatgcacaaactgcaaacaatgtgtgcatgtccgaagcaatgtttgcaagttctgccagtgtgacttccgaaacagtagagaattaatgaagaaagaagaggaagcccgttttctacttaaaggcaagaaggcttcagaacgaaatacagcaagccgggttctacgaaggattgaaaatcag cTAACATATCTGCGTGGCTGTGGGTATGAATCAATCGTTATCTATTACAAGAAAGGACCAGCACGGGTGACACATGGTATCCTACGAAAAAACGTAATAcaagaagaggacaagaagatcttcaccactaacttctttttgtgtaagtag
- the LOC123751830 gene encoding uncharacterized protein — protein MPFHHRLYWKNGFYEPLDLTQTVCPEGNIFHWKPVVPAQPPNSCPNCTDCKFKISSSSNLCIFITIMGRYDLYTPIYTCHCGYEHQQLGKTMHKSGFYSSLGKSSTFYSTSLLESWHHIKRNCPGTSFRALVTALESFGASRGRIGPINYITSKRVFFEWRFQQYELRKIRGEADNECPACDKTPLAVHIDGNKKLYRYNKVGRGIRNPYYSDSIFSKDEDVQAHVGTIQSLKTKVSFIIY, from the exons ATGCCTTTCCACCACAGATTATATTGGAAAAATGGCTTTTATGAGCCATTAGACCTGACACAAACTGTGTGCCCTGAAGGAAATATCTTTCACTGGA aacctgttgtaccagcccaaccaccaaattcttgccccaactgcacagattgcaagtttaaaatttcaagctccagcaatctctgcatcttcatcactataatgg gaaggtatgacctctatactccaatctatacatgccactgtggatatgagcatcaacaactaggcaagaccatgcacaagtctggtttctattcatcattaggaaagagcagcacattctacagcaccagtctgcttgaatcatggcaccatataaaaagaaattgtcccggaacatcatttcgggcattagtcactgcactggaatcctttggtgcttctcgtgggcgtat tggacccattaattatataacttcgaagagagtgttcttcgaatggcgattccagcaatatgagctgagaaaaattagaggagaagctgacaatgagtgtcctgcttgtgataaaacgcctttagcagtacatattgatggcaacaagaagctgtatcgctacaacaaagttgggag aggtatcagaaacccctattattctgatagtatcttcagcaaagatgaagatgttcaagctcatgttggcactattcagagcttgaaaactaaggtgagttttattatatattga
- the LOC138356206 gene encoding zinc finger protein 737-like, which yields MKKHMLVHSGEKPHKCPECGKKFNQLGHMKTHMLVHSGEKPHKCPECGKVFTRHEHMKRHMLVHSSEKLHKCPECGKVFTRHEHIKTHMLVHLGEKPHKCPECGKVFTRLGDMKTHMLVYSGEKPHKCPNCMKRFRHLGNMKIHMLVHSGEKPHKCPECGMRFRHLGNMKTHMMMHIDERPFECDDCGKRFRSRGSIISHIQKKSLLSVINVADYLSHVKV from the coding sequence atgaagaaacacatgttagtgcattcgggtgaaaaacctcataagtgtccagagtgtgggaagaagttCAATCAGCTTGGAcacatgaagactcacatgttagtgcattcgggtgaaaaacctcataagtgtccagagtgtgggaaggtattcactcGTCATGAacatatgaagcgtcacatgttagtgcattcgagtGAAAAacttcataagtgtccagagtgtgggaaggtattcactcGTCATGAACATataaagactcacatgttagtgcatttgggtgaaaaacctcataagtgtccagagtgtgggaaggtattcactcgtcttggagatatgaagactcacatgttagtgtattcgggtgaaaaacctcataagtgtccaaacTGTATGAAGAGATTCAGacatcttggaaatatgaagattcacatgttagtgcattcgggtgaaaaacctcacaagtgtccagagtgtgggatgaGGTTCAGacatcttggaaatatgaagactcacatgatgaTGCATATTGATGAAAGACCTTTCGAGTGTGATGACTGTGGCAAAAGGTTTAGAAGTCGTGGATCTATAATAAGTCACATACAGAAGAAAAGTCTTTTGAGTGTGATAAATGTGGCAGATTATTTAAGTCACGTAAAGGTATAA